The genomic segment AAGGATTGAAGATGAGGATGAAGAGGTAGAAGAGGTTATTTTAGCTACGGACCCTAATGTGGAAGGGGAAGCAACTGCAATGTATATTGCCCGCCTACTAAAGCCGTTAGGTATTACTGCTAGTAGAATAGCCCATGGTCTACCGGTAGGTGGAGATTTGGAGTATGCTGATGAAGTTACCCTTTCTAAAGCTTTAGAGGGTAGGAAACAAGTATAAATTAATGAAGTTTTGGTTATCCTATTGGTGAATTAAGGGGGTAATCAAGATTTCTTCTATTATTGACTTTATGAATCAGATATCTGATAAACTTAATTCCTATTATAAGGAAATGAAGGCTGAATTAGTTACTTTAGAAGATCTTGATCCTACAATTGATGAAGAACTGGAGAATGCTAGACAGGAATGGAGAGAAGCAAGAAGATATTTTGAGAGAGTAGAGGATCCTTATTTGATTGATTATGCTATTTATTCTTTGGAAGCTGCAGAAGCTAAGTATAATTATCTAATAAAAAAGGCTAGACGTTTAAAGAGTCACCAGTAATTGGTGGCTTTTATCTTTATTACTTGACATTTTTCTAATAATTTCATATAATTAATATAGTTAACACTAAGATGTAATATTTTTCAGGACTAGTGGTCATACCATCAGTTGAACCTATAAATTCATTTATTGTTTGAATAATGGCAAAAATAGAAAAAAATGGTTTCTTATACTAATCATTACATATATGGATTTAATTATAAAACGATTTTTGGATAAAATAGACTGCTTTTTTAATACTATTATTGAGTAAAAAGTTATTTTTAAGTTAATATTTTGAAAAAATATTTTCTTTATATTATGCAGGAAAAGATCTATTCGTTGTGGAAATTAATATGTGGTATGTGATATTTGCCACATGATGATTTTAAAGTATGATTGTTTAATTAAAATCAGGAGGTGGGATTCCAAGCTTTATAGGGTATAAAATTTAAGATTTAATATTTAAATATGAAAGGAGGACTATAGATGGCAAATTTAACAGAAATTCGCTGGCATGGTCGTGGAGGACAGGGTGCTAAGACAGCATCTATTCTATTAGGCAAGGTTGCTTCAAAAACTGGCAAGAATATTCAAGCATTTCCAGAGTATGGTCCAGAAAGAATGGGGGCACCAGTATTAGCATTCAATAGGATTAGTGATGAGGAACTTACAGTTCACTGTCAGGTTACTGAACCGAGTATAGTGACTGTTTTAGATCCTACTTTACTGGAAGCTGTTGATGTAACTGAAGGTATACCAGCTGACGGTAAAATTATTATTAATACCACTAAATCTCCAACCGATGTTAAGAAGGAATTAGACTTTGAGGGAGAAGTATATACTGTTGATGCTGATGGTATCTCTACTGATGAAATTGGAGCTGCTTTTCCTAATACTCCAATGTTGGGGGCATTAGTAAAGGTAACTGATTTATTGGAATTTGATAACTTCAAAGAACAGGTTGAGAAGGAATTCAAAAAGAAGTTTGCTAGTAAGCCTGAAGTTATTGATGGTAATATGAAATCAATTGAACGGG from the Acetohalobium arabaticum DSM 5501 genome contains:
- a CDS encoding 2-oxoacid:acceptor oxidoreductase family protein, translated to MANLTEIRWHGRGGQGAKTASILLGKVASKTGKNIQAFPEYGPERMGAPVLAFNRISDEELTVHCQVTEPSIVTVLDPTLLEAVDVTEGIPADGKIIINTTKSPTDVKKELDFEGEVYTVDADGISTDEIGAAFPNTPMLGALVKVTDLLEFDNFKEQVEKEFKKKFASKPEVIDGNMKSIERAYQEVKSE
- a CDS encoding DUF2508 family protein, with amino-acid sequence MKAELVTLEDLDPTIDEELENARQEWREARRYFERVEDPYLIDYAIYSLEAAEAKYNYLIKKARRLKSHQ